One window from the genome of Myxococcales bacterium encodes:
- a CDS encoding 2-oxoacid:ferredoxin oxidoreductase subunit beta, protein MSTPLIKLTKKDFESNQDVRWCPGCGDYAILATVQRTLAQLGVARETTTFISGIGCSSRFPYYMNTYGFHTIHGRAPAIATGLKMARPELDVWVVTGDGDGLSIGGNHLMHALRRNVGLKIMLFNNQIYGLTKGQYSPTSAVGTKAASTPMGSLDYPINPLALALAAGATFVARVADTDAKLMATVLQEAYHHQGSVFIEILQNCPVFNDGIWEAITDDAPGRQIVLRDGEPLLFAGGTKGVAIGQDFQAAVVDAKNPAVSMHRAHGTLGYAQMLASLTAAEFPVPVGVLYKVEKPSYEAMANSQVADAIAAKGRGKLEALLAEGMTWRVS, encoded by the coding sequence ATGTCCACGCCACTCATCAAGCTGACCAAAAAAGACTTCGAGAGCAACCAAGACGTGCGCTGGTGCCCCGGCTGCGGCGATTACGCCATCTTGGCGACGGTGCAGCGCACGCTGGCGCAGCTTGGCGTCGCTCGCGAGACCACGACGTTCATCTCGGGCATCGGCTGCTCGAGCCGTTTTCCGTATTACATGAACACCTACGGCTTTCACACCATTCACGGCCGTGCGCCGGCGATCGCGACCGGCCTCAAGATGGCGCGTCCCGAGCTCGACGTGTGGGTCGTAACCGGCGACGGCGATGGTCTCTCGATCGGCGGCAATCACCTGATGCACGCGCTTCGCCGCAACGTCGGCCTGAAGATCATGTTGTTTAACAATCAGATCTACGGCCTGACCAAGGGGCAGTATTCGCCGACCTCGGCGGTGGGCACCAAGGCCGCGAGCACGCCGATGGGCTCGCTGGACTACCCAATTAATCCGCTCGCGCTGGCGCTCGCCGCCGGCGCCACGTTTGTCGCGCGCGTCGCCGACACCGATGCCAAGCTCATGGCGACGGTATTACAAGAGGCCTATCACCACCAAGGCAGCGTGTTTATCGAGATCTTGCAGAATTGCCCGGTGTTTAACGACGGCATCTGGGAGGCCATCACCGACGATGCGCCGGGACGCCAGATCGTGCTACGCGACGGCGAGCCGCTGCTATTTGCCGGTGGCACCAAAGGCGTCGCGATTGGACAAGACTTCCAGGCTGCTGTGGTCGACGCTAAGAATCCCGCTGTATCAATGCATCGCGCGCACGGCACACTCGGCTACGCGCAAATGCTCGCGAGCCTTACCGCTGCCGAGTTTCCCGTACCAGTTGGCGTGCTCTACAAAGTGGAGAAGCCGTCGTACGAAGCGATGGCTAACAGCCAGGTTGCCGACGCGATTGCCGCCAAAGGTCGCGGCAAGCTCGAAGCGTTGCTCGCCGAGGGCATGACCTGGCGCGTGAGCTAA
- a CDS encoding RNA polymerase sigma factor, which yields MAALSGQSMADGKAKTLFEHNHPPRALAYVLLRLSLFETAGAQLVTDQAIDQAAECVIDATTSDLVERVRAGDRGALGKLYEAHHAVVRGFAQRLVGDAEVAEDMVHETFLSLPKTLRHFRGDASLRSFLIGVALNHARHYVRAAARRRKAMAKLAQHVSDGVEGEVVAPSPAQALQQGRLAAHLWRALDDLSLDHRAVFVLSEIEQHSCAEVAALVGASEGTVRSRLFYAKQKLRERLRDLQGELP from the coding sequence ATGGCGGCACTATCGGGGCAGAGCATGGCCGATGGCAAGGCGAAAACATTGTTTGAACATAATCATCCGCCGCGGGCACTAGCCTATGTGTTACTGAGATTGTCGCTGTTTGAGACCGCCGGGGCGCAACTAGTGACCGACCAAGCCATTGACCAGGCCGCCGAATGCGTGATCGACGCCACAACGAGCGATCTGGTGGAGCGGGTGCGTGCGGGGGATCGCGGCGCGTTGGGCAAGCTTTACGAGGCGCATCACGCCGTGGTCCGCGGCTTTGCTCAGCGCCTCGTCGGCGACGCCGAAGTCGCAGAAGATATGGTTCACGAGACCTTCTTGTCACTTCCCAAGACGTTGAGGCATTTTCGCGGCGACGCTTCGCTGCGCAGCTTTCTAATTGGTGTGGCGCTCAACCATGCGCGTCACTATGTGCGCGCGGCGGCGCGCCGGCGTAAGGCGATGGCCAAGCTGGCGCAGCACGTGAGTGACGGCGTGGAGGGCGAGGTGGTCGCGCCTTCACCCGCGCAAGCGTTACAGCAAGGGCGGCTGGCGGCACATTTGTGGCGCGCGCTGGATGACCTATCGCTCGATCATCGAGCCGTTTTTGTCTTGTCCGAAATCGAGCAGCACAGCTGCGCTGAGGTTGCGGCGCTGGTCGGCGCCAGTGAGGGCACGGTGCGCAGCCGCCTGTTTTACGCCAAGCAGAAGTTGCGCGAACGGTTGCGCGACCTACAAGGAGAGTTGCCGTGA